In Alosa sapidissima isolate fAloSap1 chromosome 11, fAloSap1.pri, whole genome shotgun sequence, a single window of DNA contains:
- the fgd4a gene encoding FYVE, RhoGEF and PH domain-containing protein 4a isoform X1: MLVRPLNQTKMSDFRRAAFRRKKSSLMGSSEDQHEECEERAARPSCFTSKKSEEEPCVAVKIAHTQAVGSESVGQVSNSRKSSTSSSDQSQGVNGSRSGRRPLLQPKPQVPPKPAHLQSPVTTPTHPLNRTPLARSQMEDRGGGAGAGRGGAGGAGGGAAGRGRVAGNGTGVGTGGAGAKGRVLDLISRFEEGSNTDGNNKVSPSGSPLKQISRSANCSPLHKGTGPPPLPKEGGSVPVTPLHNAPKPPKAAANGLPARMDGGGAHAAVMVNGDAGDDSQETDGSVLDTLTAHTPHEAEEQRGERKEEEQQEQEEEEGARDQSDEGEQQHEARDDTTTMDRKETNEEKLFKIANELLQTERAYVARLNLLDQEFCAKLMEEANKGTFPVDVVKGIFSNISTINTFHSQFLLPDLEKRMGEWESTPRLGDILQKLTPFLKMYAEYVRNFDKAMELLKQWTERSPQFKAIILDIQSQEVCGNLTLQHHMLEPVQRVPRYEMLLKDYLKKLPEADPDRPDAQKSLDTIGMAATHSNSAIRKSDNLKKLLEIYEVLGEEEDIVNASNEFIKEGHLLKLAARNTSAMDRYLYLFNNFLLYCVPKFSLVGQKFTVRTRIGIDGMKVVETTNEDYPHTFQVSGKERTLELQASSEQDKEDWIKAFQQTIAVFQQKNETFKTASKDIEEVSTAELGKRAPRWIRDNEVTMCMKCREPFNALTRRRHHCRACGFVVCWKCSEYKAPLEYDANKINKVCKDCFSILTGHSEEKEGKKKGILEIEAAQFSGSSIMCGFLQYCEKNKPWQKVWCVIPEKEALVLYLYGAPQDVKAQSTIPLLGYTVEDNPKAADAPASFRLSQSKSLHCFFAENEEVKQRWLRVIRVAVTGEVPESPLHHGEATPPSTDSANQTQPNSDSL; this comes from the exons cAGTGGGCAGTGAGAGTGTTGGTcaggtgagcaacagcaggaaaagcagcaccagcagcagtgaTCAGAGTCAGGGGGTCAATGGAAGCAGGTCAGGCCGCCGGCCTCTTCtacagcccaaaccacaag TGCCTCCTAAGCCAGCCCATCTGCAGAGTCCGGTGACGACTCCCACACACCCCCTGAACCGGACCCCACTGGCCAGATCTCAGATGGAGGaccgaggaggaggagcaggagcaggaagaggaggagcaggaggagcaggaggaggtgcgGCAGGGAGAGGGCGAGTAGCAGGAAACGGGACAGGAGTTGGAACAGGAGGGGCAGGTGCAAAGGGCAGAGTGCTGGACCTCATCAGCCGCTTCGAGGAGGGCAG TAACACAGACGGTAATAATAAGGTGAGCCCCAGTGGCTCCCCCCTCAAGCAGATCAGCCGGTCGGCCAACTGCAGCCCGTTGCACAAGGGAACTGGACCTCCTCCTCTGCCCAAGGAAGGGGGCTCAGTGCCAGTCACGCCGCTCCACAATGCCCCCAAGCCCCCCAAAGCTGCTGCCAACGGTCTGCCAGCGCGCATGGACGGCGGGGGAGCACACGCAGCGGTCATGGTGAACGGAGACGCAGGGGATGACAGCCAGGAGACGGACGGGAGCGTCCTCGACACACTCACCGCACACACACCGCACGaggcagaggagcagagaggagagaggaaggaagaggagcagcaggagcaggaggaggaggagggagcgagggacCAAAGCGACGAAGGAGAGCAGCAACATGAAGCCAGAGATGACACCACAACCATGGATAGAaag GAGACCAATGAGGAGAAGCTGTTTAAGATAGCCAATGAGCTGCTTCAGACGGAGAGGGCGTACGTGGCGCGGCTCAACCTACTGGACcag gagtttTGCGCTAAGTTAATGGAGGAGGCCAATAAGGGCACGTTCCCTGTGGATGTGGTCAAGGGCATCTTTTCCAACATCTCCACCATAAACACGTTCCACAGCCAGTTTCTGCTGCCCGATCTGGAGAAACGTATGGGTGAATG GGAGTCAACTCCACGGCTGGGTGACATCCTGCAGAAGCTGACGCCCTTCCTGAAGATGTATGCTGAGTACGTCCGCAACTTTGACAAGGCCATGGAGCTGCTCAAACAGTGGACGGAACGCTCGCCACAGTTCAAAGCCATCATACTCgacatacag AGTCAGGAGGTGTGTGGAAATCTGACCCTGCAGCATCACATGCTAGAGCCAGTCCAAAGGGTCCCGCGTTACGAGATGCTGCTCAAGGACTACCTGAAGAAACTCCCGGAAGCTGACCCCGACCGCCCAGACGCACAGa AGTCCCTAGACACCATTGGCATGGCAGCCACACACTCCAACAGTGCCATTCGCAAATCA gATAACCTGAAGAAGCTGCTTGAGATCTATGAGGTGCTGGGTGAAGAGGAAGACATTGTTAACGCATCTAATGAGTTCATTAAGGAGGGACACCTGCTGAAGCTGGCTGCACGGAACACCTCGGCCATGGACAGATATCTCTACCTG TTCAACAACTTCCTGCTGTACTGCGTGCCCAAGTTCAGCCTGGTGGGCCAGAAGTTCACGGTGCGCACGCGGATTGGCATCGACGGCATGAAGGTGGTGGAGACCACCAACGAGGACTACCCCCACACCTTCCAGGTGTCCGGCAAAGAGCGCACGCTCGAGCTGCAGGCCAGCTCTGAGCAGGACAAGGAGGACTGGATCAag GCATTCCAGCAAACGATCGCTGTTTTCCAACAGAAGAATGAGACGTTTAAAACAGCATCTAAGGACATTGAGGAGGTTTCG acggCTGAGTTGGGGAAGCGTGCCCCTCGCTGGATCAGGGATAATGAGGTGACCATGTGTATGAAGTGCAGAGAGCCGTTTAACGCTCTAACGCGGCGGCGACACCACTGCAGAGCCTGTGGCTTC GTGGTCTGCTGGAAATGTTCGGAGTACAAGGCGCCTCTGGAGTATGACGCAAACAAGATTAACAAGGTGTGCAAGGACTGCTTTTCCATCCTCACTGGTCActcagaggagaaggagggcaaGAAGAAGGGCATCTTAGag ATTGAGGCGGCGCAGTTCTCGGGCAGCAGCATCATGTGTGGCTTCCTGCAGTACTGTGAGAAGAATAAGCCCTGGCAGAAGGTGTGGTGTGTCATCCCAGAAAAAGAGGCGCTGGTGCTCTACCTGTACGGAGCACCACAg gaTGTGAAGGCCCAGTCCACCATTCCTCTGCTGGGGTACACCGTGGAGGACAACCCCAAGGCAGCCGACGCCCCTGCCAGCTTCCGCCTGTCCCAGTCCAAGTCGCTCCACTGCTTCTTCGCCGAGAATGAGGAAGTCAAGCAACGCTGGCTCAGGGTCATCCGCGTCGCTGTGACGGGGGAGGTACCCGAGTCGCCGCTGCACCACGGAGAAGCCACGCCTCCATCTACCGACTCTGCCAATCAGACGCAGCCCAATTCAGACAGCCTTTGA
- the fgd4a gene encoding FYVE, RhoGEF and PH domain-containing protein 4a isoform X8 gives MESQLKERAARPSCFTSKKSEEEPCVAVKIAHTQAVGSESVGQVSNSRKSSTSSSDQSQGVNGSRSGRRPLLQPKPQVPPKPAHLQSPVTTPTHPLNRTPLARSQMEDRGGGAGAGRGGAGGAGGGAAGRGRVAGNGTGVGTGGAGAKGRVLDLISRFEEGSNTDGNNKVSPSGSPLKQISRSANCSPLHKGTGPPPLPKEGGSVPVTPLHNAPKPPKAAANGLPARMDGGGAHAAVMVNGDAGDDSQETDGSVLDTLTAHTPHEAEEQRGERKEEEQQEQEEEEGARDQSDEGEQQHEARDDTTTMDRKETNEEKLFKIANELLQTERAYVARLNLLDQEFCAKLMEEANKGTFPVDVVKGIFSNISTINTFHSQFLLPDLEKRMGEWESTPRLGDILQKLTPFLKMYAEYVRNFDKAMELLKQWTERSPQFKAIILDIQSQEVCGNLTLQHHMLEPVQRVPRYEMLLKDYLKKLPEADPDRPDAQKSLDTIGMAATHSNSAIRKSDNLKKLLEIYEVLGEEEDIVNASNEFIKEGHLLKLAARNTSAMDRYLYLFNNFLLYCVPKFSLVGQKFTVRTRIGIDGMKVVETTNEDYPHTFQVSGKERTLELQASSEQDKEDWIKAFQQTIAVFQQKNETFKTASKDIEEVSTAELGKRAPRWIRDNEVTMCMKCREPFNALTRRRHHCRACGFVVCWKCSEYKAPLEYDANKINKVCKDCFSILTGHSEEKEGKKKGILEIEAAQFSGSSIMCGFLQYCEKNKPWQKVWCVIPEKEALVLYLYGAPQDVKAQSTIPLLGYTVEDNPKAADAPASFRLSQSKSLHCFFAENEEVKQRWLRVIRVAVTGEVPESPLHHGEATPPSTDSANQTQPNSDSL, from the exons cAGTGGGCAGTGAGAGTGTTGGTcaggtgagcaacagcaggaaaagcagcaccagcagcagtgaTCAGAGTCAGGGGGTCAATGGAAGCAGGTCAGGCCGCCGGCCTCTTCtacagcccaaaccacaag TGCCTCCTAAGCCAGCCCATCTGCAGAGTCCGGTGACGACTCCCACACACCCCCTGAACCGGACCCCACTGGCCAGATCTCAGATGGAGGaccgaggaggaggagcaggagcaggaagaggaggagcaggaggagcaggaggaggtgcgGCAGGGAGAGGGCGAGTAGCAGGAAACGGGACAGGAGTTGGAACAGGAGGGGCAGGTGCAAAGGGCAGAGTGCTGGACCTCATCAGCCGCTTCGAGGAGGGCAG TAACACAGACGGTAATAATAAGGTGAGCCCCAGTGGCTCCCCCCTCAAGCAGATCAGCCGGTCGGCCAACTGCAGCCCGTTGCACAAGGGAACTGGACCTCCTCCTCTGCCCAAGGAAGGGGGCTCAGTGCCAGTCACGCCGCTCCACAATGCCCCCAAGCCCCCCAAAGCTGCTGCCAACGGTCTGCCAGCGCGCATGGACGGCGGGGGAGCACACGCAGCGGTCATGGTGAACGGAGACGCAGGGGATGACAGCCAGGAGACGGACGGGAGCGTCCTCGACACACTCACCGCACACACACCGCACGaggcagaggagcagagaggagagaggaaggaagaggagcagcaggagcaggaggaggaggagggagcgagggacCAAAGCGACGAAGGAGAGCAGCAACATGAAGCCAGAGATGACACCACAACCATGGATAGAaag GAGACCAATGAGGAGAAGCTGTTTAAGATAGCCAATGAGCTGCTTCAGACGGAGAGGGCGTACGTGGCGCGGCTCAACCTACTGGACcag gagtttTGCGCTAAGTTAATGGAGGAGGCCAATAAGGGCACGTTCCCTGTGGATGTGGTCAAGGGCATCTTTTCCAACATCTCCACCATAAACACGTTCCACAGCCAGTTTCTGCTGCCCGATCTGGAGAAACGTATGGGTGAATG GGAGTCAACTCCACGGCTGGGTGACATCCTGCAGAAGCTGACGCCCTTCCTGAAGATGTATGCTGAGTACGTCCGCAACTTTGACAAGGCCATGGAGCTGCTCAAACAGTGGACGGAACGCTCGCCACAGTTCAAAGCCATCATACTCgacatacag AGTCAGGAGGTGTGTGGAAATCTGACCCTGCAGCATCACATGCTAGAGCCAGTCCAAAGGGTCCCGCGTTACGAGATGCTGCTCAAGGACTACCTGAAGAAACTCCCGGAAGCTGACCCCGACCGCCCAGACGCACAGa AGTCCCTAGACACCATTGGCATGGCAGCCACACACTCCAACAGTGCCATTCGCAAATCA gATAACCTGAAGAAGCTGCTTGAGATCTATGAGGTGCTGGGTGAAGAGGAAGACATTGTTAACGCATCTAATGAGTTCATTAAGGAGGGACACCTGCTGAAGCTGGCTGCACGGAACACCTCGGCCATGGACAGATATCTCTACCTG TTCAACAACTTCCTGCTGTACTGCGTGCCCAAGTTCAGCCTGGTGGGCCAGAAGTTCACGGTGCGCACGCGGATTGGCATCGACGGCATGAAGGTGGTGGAGACCACCAACGAGGACTACCCCCACACCTTCCAGGTGTCCGGCAAAGAGCGCACGCTCGAGCTGCAGGCCAGCTCTGAGCAGGACAAGGAGGACTGGATCAag GCATTCCAGCAAACGATCGCTGTTTTCCAACAGAAGAATGAGACGTTTAAAACAGCATCTAAGGACATTGAGGAGGTTTCG acggCTGAGTTGGGGAAGCGTGCCCCTCGCTGGATCAGGGATAATGAGGTGACCATGTGTATGAAGTGCAGAGAGCCGTTTAACGCTCTAACGCGGCGGCGACACCACTGCAGAGCCTGTGGCTTC GTGGTCTGCTGGAAATGTTCGGAGTACAAGGCGCCTCTGGAGTATGACGCAAACAAGATTAACAAGGTGTGCAAGGACTGCTTTTCCATCCTCACTGGTCActcagaggagaaggagggcaaGAAGAAGGGCATCTTAGag ATTGAGGCGGCGCAGTTCTCGGGCAGCAGCATCATGTGTGGCTTCCTGCAGTACTGTGAGAAGAATAAGCCCTGGCAGAAGGTGTGGTGTGTCATCCCAGAAAAAGAGGCGCTGGTGCTCTACCTGTACGGAGCACCACAg gaTGTGAAGGCCCAGTCCACCATTCCTCTGCTGGGGTACACCGTGGAGGACAACCCCAAGGCAGCCGACGCCCCTGCCAGCTTCCGCCTGTCCCAGTCCAAGTCGCTCCACTGCTTCTTCGCCGAGAATGAGGAAGTCAAGCAACGCTGGCTCAGGGTCATCCGCGTCGCTGTGACGGGGGAGGTACCCGAGTCGCCGCTGCACCACGGAGAAGCCACGCCTCCATCTACCGACTCTGCCAATCAGACGCAGCCCAATTCAGACAGCCTTTGA
- the fgd4a gene encoding FYVE, RhoGEF and PH domain-containing protein 4a isoform X5: MDCLGSGHWRSCLRCVASERAARPSCFTSKKSEEEPCVAVKIAHTQVGSESVGQVSNSRKSSTSSSDQSQGVNGSRSGRRPLLQPKPQVPPKPAHLQSPVTTPTHPLNRTPLARSQMEDRGGGAGAGRGGAGGAGGGAAGRGRVAGNGTGVGTGGAGAKGRVLDLISRFEEGSNTDGNNKVSPSGSPLKQISRSANCSPLHKGTGPPPLPKEGGSVPVTPLHNAPKPPKAAANGLPARMDGGGAHAAVMVNGDAGDDSQETDGSVLDTLTAHTPHEAEEQRGERKEEEQQEQEEEEGARDQSDEGEQQHEARDDTTTMDRKETNEEKLFKIANELLQTERAYVARLNLLDQEFCAKLMEEANKGTFPVDVVKGIFSNISTINTFHSQFLLPDLEKRMGEWESTPRLGDILQKLTPFLKMYAEYVRNFDKAMELLKQWTERSPQFKAIILDIQSQEVCGNLTLQHHMLEPVQRVPRYEMLLKDYLKKLPEADPDRPDAQKSLDTIGMAATHSNSAIRKSDNLKKLLEIYEVLGEEEDIVNASNEFIKEGHLLKLAARNTSAMDRYLYLFNNFLLYCVPKFSLVGQKFTVRTRIGIDGMKVVETTNEDYPHTFQVSGKERTLELQASSEQDKEDWIKAFQQTIAVFQQKNETFKTASKDIEEVSTAELGKRAPRWIRDNEVTMCMKCREPFNALTRRRHHCRACGFVVCWKCSEYKAPLEYDANKINKVCKDCFSILTGHSEEKEGKKKGILEIEAAQFSGSSIMCGFLQYCEKNKPWQKVWCVIPEKEALVLYLYGAPQDVKAQSTIPLLGYTVEDNPKAADAPASFRLSQSKSLHCFFAENEEVKQRWLRVIRVAVTGEVPESPLHHGEATPPSTDSANQTQPNSDSL, encoded by the exons TGGGCAGTGAGAGTGTTGGTcaggtgagcaacagcaggaaaagcagcaccagcagcagtgaTCAGAGTCAGGGGGTCAATGGAAGCAGGTCAGGCCGCCGGCCTCTTCtacagcccaaaccacaag TGCCTCCTAAGCCAGCCCATCTGCAGAGTCCGGTGACGACTCCCACACACCCCCTGAACCGGACCCCACTGGCCAGATCTCAGATGGAGGaccgaggaggaggagcaggagcaggaagaggaggagcaggaggagcaggaggaggtgcgGCAGGGAGAGGGCGAGTAGCAGGAAACGGGACAGGAGTTGGAACAGGAGGGGCAGGTGCAAAGGGCAGAGTGCTGGACCTCATCAGCCGCTTCGAGGAGGGCAG TAACACAGACGGTAATAATAAGGTGAGCCCCAGTGGCTCCCCCCTCAAGCAGATCAGCCGGTCGGCCAACTGCAGCCCGTTGCACAAGGGAACTGGACCTCCTCCTCTGCCCAAGGAAGGGGGCTCAGTGCCAGTCACGCCGCTCCACAATGCCCCCAAGCCCCCCAAAGCTGCTGCCAACGGTCTGCCAGCGCGCATGGACGGCGGGGGAGCACACGCAGCGGTCATGGTGAACGGAGACGCAGGGGATGACAGCCAGGAGACGGACGGGAGCGTCCTCGACACACTCACCGCACACACACCGCACGaggcagaggagcagagaggagagaggaaggaagaggagcagcaggagcaggaggaggaggagggagcgagggacCAAAGCGACGAAGGAGAGCAGCAACATGAAGCCAGAGATGACACCACAACCATGGATAGAaag GAGACCAATGAGGAGAAGCTGTTTAAGATAGCCAATGAGCTGCTTCAGACGGAGAGGGCGTACGTGGCGCGGCTCAACCTACTGGACcag gagtttTGCGCTAAGTTAATGGAGGAGGCCAATAAGGGCACGTTCCCTGTGGATGTGGTCAAGGGCATCTTTTCCAACATCTCCACCATAAACACGTTCCACAGCCAGTTTCTGCTGCCCGATCTGGAGAAACGTATGGGTGAATG GGAGTCAACTCCACGGCTGGGTGACATCCTGCAGAAGCTGACGCCCTTCCTGAAGATGTATGCTGAGTACGTCCGCAACTTTGACAAGGCCATGGAGCTGCTCAAACAGTGGACGGAACGCTCGCCACAGTTCAAAGCCATCATACTCgacatacag AGTCAGGAGGTGTGTGGAAATCTGACCCTGCAGCATCACATGCTAGAGCCAGTCCAAAGGGTCCCGCGTTACGAGATGCTGCTCAAGGACTACCTGAAGAAACTCCCGGAAGCTGACCCCGACCGCCCAGACGCACAGa AGTCCCTAGACACCATTGGCATGGCAGCCACACACTCCAACAGTGCCATTCGCAAATCA gATAACCTGAAGAAGCTGCTTGAGATCTATGAGGTGCTGGGTGAAGAGGAAGACATTGTTAACGCATCTAATGAGTTCATTAAGGAGGGACACCTGCTGAAGCTGGCTGCACGGAACACCTCGGCCATGGACAGATATCTCTACCTG TTCAACAACTTCCTGCTGTACTGCGTGCCCAAGTTCAGCCTGGTGGGCCAGAAGTTCACGGTGCGCACGCGGATTGGCATCGACGGCATGAAGGTGGTGGAGACCACCAACGAGGACTACCCCCACACCTTCCAGGTGTCCGGCAAAGAGCGCACGCTCGAGCTGCAGGCCAGCTCTGAGCAGGACAAGGAGGACTGGATCAag GCATTCCAGCAAACGATCGCTGTTTTCCAACAGAAGAATGAGACGTTTAAAACAGCATCTAAGGACATTGAGGAGGTTTCG acggCTGAGTTGGGGAAGCGTGCCCCTCGCTGGATCAGGGATAATGAGGTGACCATGTGTATGAAGTGCAGAGAGCCGTTTAACGCTCTAACGCGGCGGCGACACCACTGCAGAGCCTGTGGCTTC GTGGTCTGCTGGAAATGTTCGGAGTACAAGGCGCCTCTGGAGTATGACGCAAACAAGATTAACAAGGTGTGCAAGGACTGCTTTTCCATCCTCACTGGTCActcagaggagaaggagggcaaGAAGAAGGGCATCTTAGag ATTGAGGCGGCGCAGTTCTCGGGCAGCAGCATCATGTGTGGCTTCCTGCAGTACTGTGAGAAGAATAAGCCCTGGCAGAAGGTGTGGTGTGTCATCCCAGAAAAAGAGGCGCTGGTGCTCTACCTGTACGGAGCACCACAg gaTGTGAAGGCCCAGTCCACCATTCCTCTGCTGGGGTACACCGTGGAGGACAACCCCAAGGCAGCCGACGCCCCTGCCAGCTTCCGCCTGTCCCAGTCCAAGTCGCTCCACTGCTTCTTCGCCGAGAATGAGGAAGTCAAGCAACGCTGGCTCAGGGTCATCCGCGTCGCTGTGACGGGGGAGGTACCCGAGTCGCCGCTGCACCACGGAGAAGCCACGCCTCCATCTACCGACTCTGCCAATCAGACGCAGCCCAATTCAGACAGCCTTTGA
- the fgd4a gene encoding FYVE, RhoGEF and PH domain-containing protein 4a isoform X7: protein MKRRRKYCFWRSRERAARPSCFTSKKSEEEPCVAVKIAHTQVGSESVGQVSNSRKSSTSSSDQSQGVNGSRSGRRPLLQPKPQVPPKPAHLQSPVTTPTHPLNRTPLARSQMEDRGGGAGAGRGGAGGAGGGAAGRGRVAGNGTGVGTGGAGAKGRVLDLISRFEEGSNTDGNNKVSPSGSPLKQISRSANCSPLHKGTGPPPLPKEGGSVPVTPLHNAPKPPKAAANGLPARMDGGGAHAAVMVNGDAGDDSQETDGSVLDTLTAHTPHEAEEQRGERKEEEQQEQEEEEGARDQSDEGEQQHEARDDTTTMDRKETNEEKLFKIANELLQTERAYVARLNLLDQEFCAKLMEEANKGTFPVDVVKGIFSNISTINTFHSQFLLPDLEKRMGEWESTPRLGDILQKLTPFLKMYAEYVRNFDKAMELLKQWTERSPQFKAIILDIQSQEVCGNLTLQHHMLEPVQRVPRYEMLLKDYLKKLPEADPDRPDAQKSLDTIGMAATHSNSAIRKSDNLKKLLEIYEVLGEEEDIVNASNEFIKEGHLLKLAARNTSAMDRYLYLFNNFLLYCVPKFSLVGQKFTVRTRIGIDGMKVVETTNEDYPHTFQVSGKERTLELQASSEQDKEDWIKAFQQTIAVFQQKNETFKTASKDIEEVSTAELGKRAPRWIRDNEVTMCMKCREPFNALTRRRHHCRACGFVVCWKCSEYKAPLEYDANKINKVCKDCFSILTGHSEEKEGKKKGILEIEAAQFSGSSIMCGFLQYCEKNKPWQKVWCVIPEKEALVLYLYGAPQDVKAQSTIPLLGYTVEDNPKAADAPASFRLSQSKSLHCFFAENEEVKQRWLRVIRVAVTGEVPESPLHHGEATPPSTDSANQTQPNSDSL, encoded by the exons TGGGCAGTGAGAGTGTTGGTcaggtgagcaacagcaggaaaagcagcaccagcagcagtgaTCAGAGTCAGGGGGTCAATGGAAGCAGGTCAGGCCGCCGGCCTCTTCtacagcccaaaccacaag TGCCTCCTAAGCCAGCCCATCTGCAGAGTCCGGTGACGACTCCCACACACCCCCTGAACCGGACCCCACTGGCCAGATCTCAGATGGAGGaccgaggaggaggagcaggagcaggaagaggaggagcaggaggagcaggaggaggtgcgGCAGGGAGAGGGCGAGTAGCAGGAAACGGGACAGGAGTTGGAACAGGAGGGGCAGGTGCAAAGGGCAGAGTGCTGGACCTCATCAGCCGCTTCGAGGAGGGCAG TAACACAGACGGTAATAATAAGGTGAGCCCCAGTGGCTCCCCCCTCAAGCAGATCAGCCGGTCGGCCAACTGCAGCCCGTTGCACAAGGGAACTGGACCTCCTCCTCTGCCCAAGGAAGGGGGCTCAGTGCCAGTCACGCCGCTCCACAATGCCCCCAAGCCCCCCAAAGCTGCTGCCAACGGTCTGCCAGCGCGCATGGACGGCGGGGGAGCACACGCAGCGGTCATGGTGAACGGAGACGCAGGGGATGACAGCCAGGAGACGGACGGGAGCGTCCTCGACACACTCACCGCACACACACCGCACGaggcagaggagcagagaggagagaggaaggaagaggagcagcaggagcaggaggaggaggagggagcgagggacCAAAGCGACGAAGGAGAGCAGCAACATGAAGCCAGAGATGACACCACAACCATGGATAGAaag GAGACCAATGAGGAGAAGCTGTTTAAGATAGCCAATGAGCTGCTTCAGACGGAGAGGGCGTACGTGGCGCGGCTCAACCTACTGGACcag gagtttTGCGCTAAGTTAATGGAGGAGGCCAATAAGGGCACGTTCCCTGTGGATGTGGTCAAGGGCATCTTTTCCAACATCTCCACCATAAACACGTTCCACAGCCAGTTTCTGCTGCCCGATCTGGAGAAACGTATGGGTGAATG GGAGTCAACTCCACGGCTGGGTGACATCCTGCAGAAGCTGACGCCCTTCCTGAAGATGTATGCTGAGTACGTCCGCAACTTTGACAAGGCCATGGAGCTGCTCAAACAGTGGACGGAACGCTCGCCACAGTTCAAAGCCATCATACTCgacatacag AGTCAGGAGGTGTGTGGAAATCTGACCCTGCAGCATCACATGCTAGAGCCAGTCCAAAGGGTCCCGCGTTACGAGATGCTGCTCAAGGACTACCTGAAGAAACTCCCGGAAGCTGACCCCGACCGCCCAGACGCACAGa AGTCCCTAGACACCATTGGCATGGCAGCCACACACTCCAACAGTGCCATTCGCAAATCA gATAACCTGAAGAAGCTGCTTGAGATCTATGAGGTGCTGGGTGAAGAGGAAGACATTGTTAACGCATCTAATGAGTTCATTAAGGAGGGACACCTGCTGAAGCTGGCTGCACGGAACACCTCGGCCATGGACAGATATCTCTACCTG TTCAACAACTTCCTGCTGTACTGCGTGCCCAAGTTCAGCCTGGTGGGCCAGAAGTTCACGGTGCGCACGCGGATTGGCATCGACGGCATGAAGGTGGTGGAGACCACCAACGAGGACTACCCCCACACCTTCCAGGTGTCCGGCAAAGAGCGCACGCTCGAGCTGCAGGCCAGCTCTGAGCAGGACAAGGAGGACTGGATCAag GCATTCCAGCAAACGATCGCTGTTTTCCAACAGAAGAATGAGACGTTTAAAACAGCATCTAAGGACATTGAGGAGGTTTCG acggCTGAGTTGGGGAAGCGTGCCCCTCGCTGGATCAGGGATAATGAGGTGACCATGTGTATGAAGTGCAGAGAGCCGTTTAACGCTCTAACGCGGCGGCGACACCACTGCAGAGCCTGTGGCTTC GTGGTCTGCTGGAAATGTTCGGAGTACAAGGCGCCTCTGGAGTATGACGCAAACAAGATTAACAAGGTGTGCAAGGACTGCTTTTCCATCCTCACTGGTCActcagaggagaaggagggcaaGAAGAAGGGCATCTTAGag ATTGAGGCGGCGCAGTTCTCGGGCAGCAGCATCATGTGTGGCTTCCTGCAGTACTGTGAGAAGAATAAGCCCTGGCAGAAGGTGTGGTGTGTCATCCCAGAAAAAGAGGCGCTGGTGCTCTACCTGTACGGAGCACCACAg gaTGTGAAGGCCCAGTCCACCATTCCTCTGCTGGGGTACACCGTGGAGGACAACCCCAAGGCAGCCGACGCCCCTGCCAGCTTCCGCCTGTCCCAGTCCAAGTCGCTCCACTGCTTCTTCGCCGAGAATGAGGAAGTCAAGCAACGCTGGCTCAGGGTCATCCGCGTCGCTGTGACGGGGGAGGTACCCGAGTCGCCGCTGCACCACGGAGAAGCCACGCCTCCATCTACCGACTCTGCCAATCAGACGCAGCCCAATTCAGACAGCCTTTGA